The Erythrobacter aurantius genome includes a window with the following:
- a CDS encoding RsmB/NOP family class I SAM-dependent RNA methyltransferase translates to MAQPTGIHARRAALKMLDAVLRRGETLEQAAPGALRDVRDANDKALARAIAGETLRWLTDIDALIDSATKQRLPDDAKPRAVLRMMLAQALRLETPAHAVIATGLPLLAGGPRRLAHGVFSTLMKQSASLPEVPSLPDAVCTRWGEMAGRIAPGLAFPPEVDLHVKEQGQTAQWQAQLGGISLAPGHVRVPRGTEVESLEGFKDGAWWVQDLAAQLPSHLLGEGAGKSALDLCAAPGGKTMALAAAGWKVTALDISKRRLDVLKDNLKRTGLQASPVRADALTWEPKHQFDAILLDAPCTATGTCRRHPDVLHRIGPRQIAEMVEIQRALIERAAGWLKPGGTLVYAVCSLEREEGEDQAEWIDANCGLAPAPITPEELPGGIAPTPEGWLRTDPGMLADEGGLDGFFVGRWVRE, encoded by the coding sequence ATGGCCCAACCCACAGGAATTCACGCGCGCCGCGCCGCGCTCAAAATGCTCGACGCGGTGCTGCGCCGGGGCGAGACACTGGAGCAAGCCGCGCCGGGCGCGCTGCGCGACGTGCGCGACGCCAATGACAAGGCGCTGGCGCGGGCGATCGCGGGTGAGACGCTGCGCTGGTTGACCGACATCGATGCCCTGATTGACAGCGCGACGAAGCAGCGCCTGCCCGACGATGCCAAGCCGCGCGCCGTCTTGCGGATGATGCTGGCACAGGCCTTGCGGCTGGAAACGCCCGCGCATGCGGTGATTGCCACCGGTCTGCCGCTGCTGGCAGGCGGCCCGCGCAGGCTGGCGCACGGGGTATTCTCGACCTTGATGAAACAGTCGGCGAGCTTGCCAGAGGTGCCAAGCCTGCCCGATGCCGTGTGCACACGTTGGGGCGAAATGGCTGGCCGCATCGCGCCTGGCCTCGCCTTTCCGCCCGAAGTCGATCTGCACGTCAAAGAGCAGGGGCAAACTGCACAATGGCAGGCACAGCTTGGCGGGATCAGCCTTGCCCCCGGCCACGTCCGCGTCCCGCGCGGCACGGAGGTCGAAAGCCTCGAAGGGTTCAAGGACGGCGCCTGGTGGGTGCAGGATCTCGCCGCGCAATTGCCCAGCCACCTCTTGGGCGAGGGCGCGGGCAAAAGCGCGCTCGATCTGTGCGCCGCGCCGGGTGGCAAGACGATGGCGCTGGCAGCAGCGGGGTGGAAGGTGACCGCGCTGGACATTTCGAAGCGGCGGCTGGATGTGCTGAAGGACAATCTCAAGCGCACCGGATTGCAAGCCTCACCCGTGCGCGCCGATGCCCTGACTTGGGAGCCGAAGCACCAGTTCGACGCGATCCTTTTGGACGCGCCCTGCACCGCGACCGGCACCTGCCGCCGCCACCCTGACGTGCTCCACCGCATCGGCCCGCGCCAGATCGCCGAAATGGTCGAAATCCAGCGCGCCCTGATCGAACGGGCGGCAGGCTGGCTGAAACCGGGCGGTACGCTGGTCTATGCAGTGTGCTCGCTGGAGCGCGAGGAAGGCGAGGATCAAGCCGAATGGATCGACGCAAACTGTGGCCTTGCGCCCGCACCCATCACACCGGAAGAACTCCCCGGCGGCATCGCGCCCACACCCGAAGGCTGGCTGCGGACCGATCCGGGGATGCTGGCGGATGAAGGCGGGCTCGACGGGTTCTTCGTTGGGCGGTGGGTAAGAGAATGA
- the aguB gene encoding N-carbamoylputrescine amidase codes for MSKLTVAALQLALGREDEAENIAAVAALVEQAAARGAKLILPPELFSGPYFCREEDEALFALARPTAEHPSVIAMQALAARLNVTIPTSFFERDGHHYYNTLAMIGPDGAIMGTYRKSHIPDGPGYEEKYYFRPGNDGFKVWDIAGDDGKLVRIGVGICWDQWYPECARVMALMGAEALLYPTAIGSEPYDADLDTSRMWRRAMVGHSVSNCMPVIAANRIGAEGPQGEQSFYGHSFISDEWGDFVESFGADEEGVLVATLDLARAATHRAGMGFFRDRRPQLYGRIAEDI; via the coding sequence ATGAGCAAACTCACTGTCGCCGCCCTCCAGCTCGCGCTTGGCCGCGAGGACGAAGCCGAAAACATCGCCGCCGTTGCCGCTCTGGTCGAACAGGCAGCCGCACGCGGGGCGAAGCTGATCCTCCCGCCGGAACTGTTTTCCGGCCCCTATTTCTGCCGCGAAGAGGACGAGGCGCTGTTCGCGCTCGCTCGCCCCACCGCCGAGCACCCCAGCGTGATCGCGATGCAGGCGCTGGCGGCGCGGCTCAATGTCACGATCCCGACCAGCTTTTTCGAACGCGACGGCCACCACTATTACAACACCCTCGCGATGATCGGCCCTGACGGCGCGATCATGGGCACTTACCGCAAGAGCCACATTCCCGACGGGCCGGGGTATGAAGAGAAATATTATTTCCGCCCCGGAAACGACGGGTTCAAGGTGTGGGACATTGCCGGCGACGACGGAAAGCTGGTGCGCATCGGCGTCGGCATTTGCTGGGATCAATGGTATCCCGAATGCGCGCGAGTGATGGCTCTGATGGGCGCGGAAGCGCTGCTGTATCCCACCGCCATCGGCTCCGAACCCTATGACGCCGATCTCGACACCAGCCGGATGTGGCGCCGCGCGATGGTGGGCCATTCGGTGTCGAACTGCATGCCCGTGATCGCCGCAAACCGCATCGGGGCCGAAGGGCCGCAAGGTGAGCAAAGTTTCTACGGCCATTCCTTCATCAGCGACGAATGGGGCGATTTCGTCGAAAGCTTCGGCGCGGATGAGGAAGGCGTTCTGGTCGCGACGCTCGATTTGGCTCGCGCAGCCACGCACCGCGCAGGGATGGGCTTCTTCCGTGATCGCCGCCCGCAGCTTTACGGCCGGATCGCCGAGGATATCTGA
- a CDS encoding S46 family peptidase, giving the protein MKLRTLGLLLGCSAMTAPVAAKEGMFTPDQLQEISGQLREAGLEIDPEQLADLTGFPMGAVVSLGGCSASFVSPQGLVVTNHHCARGSVQYNSTAENNYLVDGFLAEDKSAELPAAPGSRIYVTTELTDVTARMREGTEELAPLARYELVQQRSKDITAECEEEAGYRCQVASFYGGAQYKLIKRLEVRDVRLVYAPADSIGKYGGDIDNWQWPRHTGDFAFYRAYVAPDGSAADYSEDNVPYQPEHHLKVSAAGLDDGDFVMAAGYPGSTSRYTLLAEVENTFDWNYPTFQTLLTEWIATIEGAAPEGSDARVKYESRLAGLNNFEKNLRGQIDGARRVGLVDRRREREAELTAWIAADPARAGFGEAIAALAELSEESAQAARTGFWYGNSTRAQLLAAAQRLYRLSKERELPNAEREPGYQDRDMTFFRQGLQALDRRYDPVVDKAEWVMFLSGYIAQPMEERVPVFDAALGLTAETTEADLPGLLDRFYAGTVLGDAATRLALMEATPAELEAHEDPFMQLAIALYDYERDLEEQAEIRAGRSLALRPAYMEAITQWQRESGLLTYPDANSTLRVTFGNVLGGSPRDGMAYLPFTTLEGITDKDTGIDPFNSPAKLLEAIEAKDYGSYALDSIGSVPVNFLSDLDSTGGNSGSATLNARAELVGLLFDGTFESVNSDWDFDPRTTRTIHVDTRYMLWVMEKVDGADALIEEMDIVR; this is encoded by the coding sequence ATGAAGCTTCGTACGCTCGGGCTGCTGCTCGGCTGTTCTGCCATGACTGCGCCGGTGGCCGCCAAGGAAGGCATGTTCACACCTGACCAGTTGCAGGAAATCAGCGGGCAATTGCGCGAAGCCGGGCTTGAGATCGATCCCGAACAACTCGCCGATCTCACCGGCTTTCCGATGGGTGCGGTTGTATCGCTGGGCGGGTGTTCGGCCAGCTTCGTCTCACCCCAAGGGCTGGTGGTGACGAACCATCACTGCGCGCGCGGATCGGTCCAGTACAATTCGACTGCCGAAAACAACTATCTGGTCGACGGTTTTCTGGCCGAGGACAAGAGCGCCGAGCTACCCGCGGCTCCCGGTTCGCGCATCTATGTCACCACGGAACTCACCGATGTGACAGCACGGATGCGCGAAGGCACCGAGGAACTGGCGCCACTCGCGCGCTACGAACTGGTGCAGCAGCGCAGCAAGGACATCACCGCCGAATGCGAGGAAGAAGCGGGCTATCGCTGTCAGGTCGCCAGCTTTTACGGCGGTGCTCAGTACAAGCTGATCAAGCGGCTTGAAGTGCGCGACGTGCGGCTGGTCTATGCCCCTGCGGATTCGATCGGCAAGTATGGCGGCGATATCGACAACTGGCAGTGGCCACGTCACACGGGCGACTTCGCCTTTTACCGCGCCTATGTCGCGCCTGACGGTTCGGCCGCCGATTACAGCGAAGACAACGTCCCCTATCAGCCGGAACACCATCTGAAGGTGAGCGCGGCGGGACTGGACGATGGCGATTTCGTAATGGCTGCGGGCTATCCCGGTTCGACCAGCCGTTACACACTGCTGGCCGAGGTGGAGAACACCTTTGACTGGAATTACCCGACGTTCCAGACGCTGTTGACCGAATGGATCGCCACCATCGAAGGCGCGGCTCCCGAAGGATCCGACGCGCGGGTGAAATATGAAAGCCGCCTTGCCGGCCTCAACAATTTCGAAAAAAACCTGCGCGGCCAGATCGACGGCGCACGCCGGGTCGGGCTGGTGGATCGCCGCCGCGAACGCGAAGCCGAACTGACCGCATGGATCGCTGCCGATCCTGCGCGTGCCGGATTCGGCGAGGCAATCGCCGCGCTGGCAGAGCTTTCGGAAGAAAGCGCGCAGGCTGCGCGCACAGGCTTCTGGTACGGCAATTCCACCCGCGCCCAGCTGCTTGCTGCGGCACAGCGGCTCTATCGCCTGTCGAAGGAACGCGAGCTTCCCAATGCCGAGCGTGAACCCGGCTATCAGGACCGCGACATGACCTTCTTCCGTCAAGGCCTGCAGGCGCTCGACCGGCGCTATGATCCGGTTGTCGACAAGGCCGAATGGGTGATGTTCCTGTCGGGCTATATCGCGCAGCCTATGGAAGAGCGCGTCCCCGTGTTCGACGCCGCGCTGGGCCTGACCGCGGAAACGACCGAAGCCGACCTGCCCGGCCTGCTCGACCGGTTCTATGCCGGCACCGTTCTGGGGGATGCGGCGACGCGGCTGGCGCTGATGGAAGCAACGCCGGCTGAGCTCGAAGCGCATGAAGACCCCTTCATGCAGCTTGCGATCGCACTCTATGACTATGAGCGCGATCTGGAGGAGCAGGCGGAAATCCGCGCCGGTCGCTCGCTGGCGCTGCGCCCTGCCTATATGGAAGCGATTACCCAGTGGCAGCGCGAATCCGGCCTGCTGACCTATCCCGACGCGAACAGCACCCTGCGCGTGACTTTCGGCAATGTGCTGGGCGGGTCGCCGCGTGACGGTATGGCATACCTGCCGTTCACCACGCTTGAAGGGATCACGGACAAGGACACCGGCATTGATCCGTTCAATTCGCCAGCCAAGCTGCTCGAAGCGATCGAGGCGAAGGATTACGGCTCTTACGCGCTCGACAGCATCGGCTCGGTTCCGGTGAACTTCCTGTCCGATCTCGACAGCACCGGCGGCAACAGCGGATCGGCGACGCTCAACGCGCGCGCCGAATTGGTGGGGCTGCTGTTCGACGGGACCTTCGAAAGCGTCAATTCCGACTGGGATTTCGACCCGCGCACCACCCGTACGATTCATGTCGACACGCGGTACATGCTGTGGGTGATGGAGAAGGTGGACGGCGCCGATGCCCTGATCGAAGAGATGGACATCGTCCGCTGA
- a CDS encoding DUF1674 domain-containing protein encodes MTKEKSEAAKTFKKPTHWTNDPPPAPKKVDPLKDEPRDLSPTRYGDWEKDGIAWDF; translated from the coding sequence ATGACGAAAGAAAAATCCGAAGCCGCGAAGACCTTCAAGAAGCCCACGCACTGGACCAATGATCCGCCGCCCGCGCCGAAGAAAGTCGATCCGCTGAAAGACGAACCGCGCGATCTTTCGCCCACCCGCTATGGCGACTGGGAGAAGGACGGCATTGCCTGGGATTTCTGA
- a CDS encoding patatin-like phospholipase family protein: MREFIARLAGVAAIAAMLGGCAQTRPPMVAECVLPAYEMVASADLLPRKSDAKLGVSDTGEEPFRKLLTDTIGSDAADAVIVGDPGEPSASPAPRTTKYIAVLSGGSQNGSFGAGLFKGLDEHGDVPDYRIVTAISTGALQSTFVFLANRPVPTDRVYTDYMKAAQGVGEVGQSNLGDLRLAYALSSEADVMDVAGWRNASIVRNGSVARFDPLRSTLRGLISPQTLAAVAAEGQAERSDGKPTRKLLVGVANLDDGKAYAVDMTRLAADPRLSPEAKRDCYVETLLASSTVPPGVPPVTLKLEVIDKLGEGRNLIREPEMFIDGGARYGVFIDSVIDVAKLDEELQVDVVVNSAIFEKPWTNDKGEPFEKWSIYNVGLRSVDILQNQVYQLSVDRVLRWARDNGNLRMAFISKNRLQIFQDDPLTGFVYDGGTTCAAALEADKREFSPYEFHPRYMRCMAEYGGERAARDAWNLAAGQ; this comes from the coding sequence ATGCGGGAATTCATCGCAAGGTTGGCAGGCGTCGCAGCAATCGCCGCGATGCTGGGCGGATGCGCACAGACGCGGCCGCCGATGGTGGCCGAATGCGTGCTGCCGGCTTATGAAATGGTCGCCAGCGCAGATCTGCTGCCGCGCAAGTCGGACGCGAAGCTTGGTGTTTCGGATACAGGCGAAGAACCATTCCGTAAATTGCTGACGGACACGATCGGCTCCGACGCGGCGGATGCGGTCATTGTCGGCGATCCGGGTGAGCCCTCCGCCTCACCCGCGCCGCGCACGACGAAATACATCGCCGTATTGAGCGGCGGCAGCCAGAACGGATCATTCGGAGCCGGGCTGTTCAAGGGGCTGGACGAGCATGGCGACGTGCCCGATTACCGCATCGTCACCGCGATCAGCACCGGAGCGCTGCAATCGACCTTCGTCTTCCTCGCCAATCGTCCGGTCCCGACCGACCGCGTATACACCGATTACATGAAGGCGGCGCAGGGTGTGGGCGAGGTCGGCCAGAGCAATCTGGGCGATCTGCGACTGGCCTACGCCCTCTCATCCGAAGCCGATGTCATGGATGTCGCAGGATGGAGAAACGCCTCAATTGTTAGGAATGGTTCGGTTGCACGGTTCGACCCGCTGCGCTCCACCTTGCGCGGGCTGATTTCTCCGCAGACGCTCGCAGCCGTCGCAGCCGAAGGGCAAGCCGAACGCAGCGACGGGAAGCCCACTCGCAAACTGCTGGTCGGGGTGGCCAATCTCGACGACGGCAAGGCTTACGCGGTCGACATGACGCGGCTCGCCGCCGACCCTCGCCTGAGCCCCGAAGCGAAGCGCGATTGCTACGTCGAAACGCTGCTTGCCTCCTCCACCGTGCCCCCGGGTGTCCCTCCGGTGACGCTCAAGCTGGAGGTGATCGACAAGCTTGGGGAAGGGCGCAATCTGATCCGCGAACCGGAAATGTTTATCGATGGCGGCGCGCGCTACGGGGTTTTCATCGACAGTGTTATCGACGTGGCCAAGCTGGACGAGGAATTGCAGGTCGACGTCGTCGTCAACAGCGCGATTTTCGAAAAGCCCTGGACCAATGACAAGGGTGAGCCGTTCGAGAAGTGGAGCATCTACAATGTCGGCCTGCGGTCGGTCGATATCCTGCAAAATCAGGTGTACCAGCTCTCGGTCGACCGGGTGCTGCGATGGGCGCGGGACAACGGAAATCTGCGGATGGCCTTCATCTCGAAAAACCGTTTGCAGATATTCCAAGACGACCCTCTAACGGGCTTTGTCTATGACGGCGGGACGACTTGCGCGGCGGCGCTGGAGGCCGACAAGCGCGAGTTTTCTCCTTACGAATTTCACCCGCGTTACATGCGCTGCATGGCTGAATACGGCGGGGAGAGAGCCGCTCGTGACGCGTGGAACCTTGCCGCCGGACAATAG
- a CDS encoding class I SAM-dependent methyltransferase, with product MKLPLLAPMAALAAGTALFTVAAPALADAHMEAAAPTLEEVLAHERRDGDRARDQYRHPAETLAFFGVEPGMTVAEFSPGGGWYTRVLAPLLMPAGKYIAFNTDSDAETYPSREREVRANAWTETFKNTVASGMGVEASAVTAFEIDEMPEDVAGTVDRVLIFRSMHGLNIGNNADTVLKAARVMLKDDGMVGVVQHRAPEGASYDDYGARQRGYMRKQDVIAIFEANGFELAGESEVNANPNDPANWPNGVWTLPPVLATGANDPKRSEYMAIGESDRMTLLFKKAD from the coding sequence ATGAAACTCCCCTTGCTTGCACCGATGGCCGCGCTGGCCGCCGGCACCGCCCTTTTCACCGTCGCCGCACCTGCGCTTGCCGATGCGCATATGGAAGCCGCAGCGCCGACGCTCGAAGAAGTGCTCGCACATGAACGCCGCGATGGTGACCGGGCGCGCGACCAATATCGCCACCCGGCGGAAACGCTCGCCTTCTTCGGTGTCGAACCGGGCATGACCGTGGCCGAATTCAGCCCCGGCGGCGGCTGGTACACCCGCGTGCTGGCGCCGCTGCTGATGCCTGCCGGCAAATACATCGCCTTCAACACCGACAGCGACGCCGAAACCTATCCCAGCCGTGAACGCGAAGTGCGCGCCAATGCCTGGACCGAGACGTTCAAGAACACTGTCGCTTCAGGAATGGGCGTCGAAGCCTCTGCCGTGACCGCATTCGAAATCGACGAAATGCCCGAAGATGTCGCCGGCACGGTGGACCGGGTTCTGATCTTCCGCTCGATGCACGGGCTCAACATCGGCAACAATGCCGATACCGTGTTGAAAGCGGCTCGCGTGATGCTGAAAGATGACGGCATGGTCGGCGTGGTTCAGCACCGCGCACCCGAAGGCGCGAGCTATGACGATTACGGCGCTCGCCAGCGCGGCTACATGCGCAAGCAGGACGTGATCGCGATCTTCGAAGCCAATGGTTTCGAACTGGCAGGGGAAAGCGAAGTGAACGCCAACCCCAATGATCCCGCGAATTGGCCCAATGGCGTGTGGACGCTTCCCCCTGTACTGGCCACCGGCGCGAACGATCCGAAACGCAGCGAATACATGGCGATCGGCGAAAGCGACCGCATGACGCTGCTGTTCAAGAAGGCAGACTGA
- the msrA gene encoding peptide-methionine (S)-S-oxide reductase MsrA, whose translation MEQAIIAGGCFWCTEAVFRDVIGVSEVESGYIGGTKENPTYKEVCTGTTGHAEGIRVTFDPSVISLAEIYDVFLGTHDPTQLNRQGNDIGTQYRSAIFPLNAEQGEEAEKAIGRWNAENGKMAVTTIEGLIGDEQAKPWFPAEDYHQEYWEGEGQRNPYCLAVIPPKIMKLRKSFQKYVKA comes from the coding sequence ATGGAACAGGCAATCATCGCAGGCGGATGTTTCTGGTGCACCGAAGCGGTGTTCCGCGACGTCATCGGCGTAAGCGAAGTGGAAAGCGGATATATCGGCGGGACCAAGGAAAATCCCACCTACAAGGAAGTGTGCACCGGCACGACCGGCCATGCCGAAGGCATACGGGTGACATTCGATCCTTCGGTGATCAGCCTAGCCGAGATCTACGACGTGTTCCTCGGCACGCATGATCCGACGCAGCTCAATCGTCAGGGCAATGACATCGGCACGCAGTATCGCAGCGCGATCTTCCCGCTGAACGCGGAACAGGGCGAAGAGGCGGAAAAGGCGATCGGGCGCTGGAATGCCGAAAACGGCAAGATGGCCGTGACCACGATCGAAGGCCTGATCGGCGACGAGCAGGCCAAGCCGTGGTTTCCGGCGGAGGATTACCATCAGGAATACTGGGAAGGCGAAGGCCAGCGCAACCCATACTGCCTCGCAGTGATCCCGCCCAAGATCATGAAACTCAGGAAGAGCTTCCAGAAGTATGTGAAGGCTTGA
- the folK gene encoding 2-amino-4-hydroxy-6-hydroxymethyldihydropteridine diphosphokinase, with protein MSSTYLIALGSNRRHHLYGLPGDVVTAAMEECAALGTVTARSPVIATAPIGAAQRRFANAACVIESEFDPPALLAGLKRIEREFGRRSGRRWGDRVLDLDIVLWSGGQYAGRGLAVPHRDFRERPFVLGPAAAIAPRWRDPVSGLSMMQLNARLTRPRSLPR; from the coding sequence TTGAGCAGCACCTATCTGATCGCGCTCGGCTCCAACCGGCGGCACCACCTTTACGGGCTTCCGGGCGATGTAGTCACCGCCGCGATGGAAGAATGCGCGGCGCTTGGCACCGTCACCGCACGTTCACCCGTGATCGCCACCGCACCGATCGGAGCAGCGCAGCGCCGCTTCGCCAACGCCGCCTGCGTGATCGAAAGTGAATTCGATCCCCCCGCGCTGCTGGCGGGGCTCAAGCGGATCGAGCGCGAGTTCGGACGCAGGAGCGGCAGGCGCTGGGGCGACAGGGTGCTCGATCTCGACATCGTGCTGTGGAGCGGCGGACAATACGCAGGACGCGGGCTTGCCGTGCCGCATCGCGATTTCCGCGAGCGTCCCTTCGTGCTGGGGCCGGCAGCGGCAATCGCCCCGCGCTGGCGCGATCCGGTTTCGGGCCTCAGCATGATGCAGTTGAATGCCCGCTTGACCCGGCCGCGCTCCCTGCCTAGGTGA
- a CDS encoding alkaline phosphatase PhoX — translation MSVPSPASVALSRRRFVSATGSAFAALLASGCMTRGAPIASLAQGFSGYGPLRPDPAGMLDLPEGFSYRVLSSLGDAMSDGGSVPDKADGMGCIDLGNGEIVLVRNHEMVPGDDPGGAIARGFGTHNGRFTPGGTTNIVLDAKTLEVKRQFRTLGGTIRNCSGGVTPWGSWITCEEAPTGPGQRYGDGLAVNHGWAFEVPGDATGLIDPVPLRAMGRFNHEAACVDPATGYVYQTEDRDDGVLYRFIPNAPGKLVEGGRLQAMVIEGLADTRNWDGSAMPLRQMFTVRWVDLDNVEAPQDDLRLRAIAKGAAPIARGEGLHMGDDDFYFCSTSGGAMKLGQIFRFVPGRGQGPDRVELFFESESPEQFNFGDNLCVAPNGHLLVCEDQYTDVVDNHVRGITPDGRPYDFARLTMQTELAGGCFSPDGKWFFVNAYAPTRTLAITGPWVA, via the coding sequence ATGTCCGTCCCCTCCCCCGCCAGTGTGGCCTTGAGCCGCCGCCGTTTTGTCTCCGCCACAGGAAGCGCCTTTGCCGCACTGCTCGCCAGCGGGTGCATGACACGCGGCGCGCCGATTGCGTCTTTGGCACAGGGTTTTTCCGGCTATGGCCCGCTGCGGCCCGATCCTGCCGGTATGCTCGATCTGCCCGAAGGGTTCTCCTACCGCGTCCTCTCCAGCCTCGGCGATGCGATGAGCGACGGCGGCAGCGTGCCGGACAAGGCCGACGGGATGGGCTGCATCGATCTTGGCAATGGCGAGATCGTGCTGGTGCGCAATCACGAAATGGTGCCGGGCGATGATCCGGGCGGCGCGATTGCCAGGGGCTTCGGCACCCACAATGGCCGTTTCACCCCCGGCGGCACGACCAATATCGTGCTCGACGCCAAAACGCTGGAGGTGAAGCGCCAGTTCCGCACATTGGGCGGGACGATCCGCAATTGTTCTGGCGGGGTCACGCCGTGGGGCAGTTGGATCACCTGCGAGGAAGCGCCGACCGGCCCCGGCCAACGCTATGGCGACGGGCTGGCGGTAAACCACGGCTGGGCATTCGAGGTTCCGGGCGATGCCACCGGCCTGATCGATCCTGTCCCGCTGCGCGCGATGGGCCGTTTCAACCATGAAGCCGCCTGCGTCGATCCGGCGACCGGCTATGTCTATCAGACAGAGGATCGCGACGACGGTGTGCTCTATCGCTTCATCCCTAACGCACCGGGCAAGCTGGTCGAAGGCGGCAGACTGCAGGCGATGGTGATCGAAGGGCTGGCCGACACGCGCAACTGGGACGGGTCGGCGATGCCGCTGCGGCAGATGTTCACGGTGCGCTGGGTCGATCTCGACAATGTCGAAGCCCCGCAGGACGATTTGCGCCTGCGTGCGATTGCCAAGGGTGCCGCCCCGATCGCACGCGGCGAAGGGCTGCACATGGGCGATGACGATTTCTATTTCTGCTCCACCAGCGGGGGCGCAATGAAGCTGGGGCAGATCTTCCGCTTCGTTCCCGGTCGCGGGCAGGGGCCGGACCGGGTCGAGCTGTTCTTCGAGAGCGAAAGCCCGGAACAGTTCAATTTCGGCGACAATCTGTGCGTCGCGCCCAACGGCCATCTGCTGGTGTGCGAAGACCAGTATACCGATGTGGTGGACAATCATGTGCGCGGCATCACGCCCGACGGGCGTCCATATGATTTCGCGCGGCTCACCATGCAGACCGAACTGGCCGGGGGATGTTTCTCCCCCGATGGCAAGTGGTTCTTCGTCAACGCCTATGCGCCGACACGCACGCTTGCGATCACGGGGCCATGGGTGGCATAG
- a CDS encoding S-(hydroxymethyl)glutathione dehydrogenase/class III alcohol dehydrogenase, which translates to MKTRAAVAFEAKKPLEIVELDLEGPKPGEVLVEIMATGICHTDAYTLDGLDSEGIFPSVLGHEGAGIVREVGAGVTSVAPDDHVIPLYTPECRQCKMCLSGKTNLCSAIRATQGKGLMPDGTSRMSYKGQTIYHYMGCSTFSNFIVLPEIAVAKIRTDAPFQSACYVGCGVTTGVGAVVNTAKVQPGDNVVVFGLGGIGLNVIQGAKMAGADRIVGVDINPAKREWGEKFGMTDFVNPKETADIVGHLVEMLDGGADYSFDCTGNTEVMRDALECCHKGWGTSIIIGVAEAGREISTRPFQLVTGRNWRGTAFGGAKGRTDVPKIVDWYMNGKIAIDPMITHTLTLEEINKGFDLMHAGESIRSVVIF; encoded by the coding sequence ATGAAAACCCGCGCCGCCGTTGCCTTTGAAGCGAAGAAGCCGCTCGAGATCGTCGAGCTTGATCTCGAAGGCCCGAAGCCCGGTGAAGTGCTGGTGGAAATCATGGCGACCGGCATATGCCACACCGATGCCTATACGCTCGACGGGCTGGACAGCGAAGGGATCTTTCCCAGCGTGCTGGGCCACGAAGGCGCCGGGATCGTGCGCGAAGTGGGCGCAGGCGTCACCAGCGTTGCACCGGACGATCACGTCATCCCGCTCTACACTCCCGAATGCCGCCAGTGCAAAATGTGCCTTTCGGGCAAGACCAACCTGTGCAGCGCAATCCGCGCGACACAGGGCAAGGGACTGATGCCCGACGGCACATCGCGGATGAGCTACAAGGGCCAGACGATCTATCACTACATGGGCTGTTCGACCTTTTCGAACTTCATCGTCCTTCCAGAAATCGCCGTGGCGAAAATCCGCACCGATGCTCCGTTCCAGAGCGCCTGCTATGTCGGCTGCGGCGTCACCACCGGTGTGGGTGCAGTGGTCAACACCGCCAAGGTTCAGCCGGGCGACAATGTCGTGGTGTTCGGTCTGGGCGGCATCGGACTGAACGTGATCCAGGGCGCAAAGATGGCGGGCGCGGACCGTATCGTGGGCGTCGACATCAACCCGGCCAAGCGCGAGTGGGGCGAGAAATTCGGCATGACCGATTTCGTCAATCCCAAGGAAACCGCTGACATAGTCGGGCATCTGGTCGAGATGCTCGATGGCGGCGCGGATTATTCCTTCGACTGCACCGGCAACACCGAGGTGATGCGCGATGCACTGGAATGCTGCCACAAGGGCTGGGGCACCTCGATCATCATCGGCGTGGCGGAGGCCGGACGCGAAATTTCAACCCGGCCGTTCCAGCTGGTGACGGGACGCAACTGGCGCGGCACCGCATTCGGCGGGGCAAAGGGTCGCACCGACGTGCCCAAGATTGTCGACTGGTACATGAACGGAAAGATCGCGATCGATCCGATGATCACTCACACGCTGACGCTGGAGGAGATCAACAAGGGCTTCGACCTGATGCACGCCGGGGAATCGATCCGCAGCGTCGTGATCTTTTGA